A genomic window from Gambusia affinis linkage group LG16, SWU_Gaff_1.0, whole genome shotgun sequence includes:
- the gstz1 gene encoding maleylacetoacetate isomerase isoform X2: MATQTKPVLHGYFRSSCSWRVRIAFALKGIEYDQVAVNLIKDGGQQLTEQYKTLNPMQQVPAVEIDGITLSQSLAVIQYIDETRPGPRLLPADPKARAQVRMISDLIASGIQPLQNLSVLQKIGAEKLLWAQHFINRGFQALEPILKQTAGKYCVGDEISMADICLTPQVYNAERFKVDVGQYPTIKRLNETLVEIEAFKLSHPSRQPDTPADLQA; the protein is encoded by the exons ATGGCAACCCAAACCAAG CCTGTTCTTCATGGATACTTCAGAAGCTCCTGCTCGTGGAGGGTCCGGATTG CTTTTGCTCTTAAGGGCATTGAATATGACCAGGTTGCAGTCAATCTAATCAAAGATGGAGGTCAGCAG CTTACAGAGCAATACAAAACATTGAACCCCATGCAGCAAGTTCCTGCAGTGGAAATTGATGGCATCACTCTGTCTCAGTCG CTTGCAGTGATCCAGTATATTGACGAGACCAGACCAGGACCTCGTCTTCTTCCTGCAGACCCGAAAGCACGTGCCCAGGTCCGCATGATTAGTGACCTCATCGCCTCTGGGATACAGCCTCTTCAG AATTTATCTGTACTCCAGAAGATCggagctgaaaagttactgtgGGCACAACACTTCATCAATCGTGGTTTTCAAG CTTTAGAACCAATTCTGAAGCAAACTGCAGGGAAATACTGTGTAGGCGATGAG ATTTCCATGGCAGATATTTGTTTAACCCCACAAGTCTACAATGCAGAGAG gTTTAAAGTGGACGTAGGCCAGTATCCAACCATCAAAAGGCTGAATGAGACCTTGGTTGAGATTGAAGCTTTCAAACTGAGCCATCCATCTCGCCAACCAGACACGCCTGCTGATCTTCAAGCATGA
- the zgc:163014 gene encoding rab9 effector protein with kelch motifs isoform X2: MGKLNFYVVWSLRDAPRQFSCKANRRRFQVHVPLPLPKQLVIFGFGDWSCKDTTLSAEVVVSEDVQPQNIGTLSSQIKCLTWEGDWSDDIITVAEERGRRGVYGKIVLKACREDNFSVSSSPLAQRKRLISEQCSVADLSSSIQETLETEMIISESSHMSHSVSYFKFPVIKVETSDFPCPAARPLRARQTWSSDETDSLTEDTDKTSTSNRRKVCSISIREKITEDIKNKSREVSACPSKRWSHTLCLSDPDTAVLIGGETSDQNYCEDSLWKLELDSDFWFPMNSSASGPVPPCARGHTATFDPDSKAVFVYGGLRESQRYSELYILNTLTWKWRLVTAKGKVPALSYHSAVFYQKELFVFGGVQPSNGLGDKCSNTLYIFSPEYELWYQPIVEGDKPLPRFGHSATLLGHKLFIFGGQMTAAYLNDLHVLDLGLMEYTAVKCGNMPPLPRGFHAAAPVLDNRILISGGCSAIGALQDVHVFNTDTCMWSSVACPLLCSKPHAGHSMINLQTEQGENRNIKCTVLVFGGSDCSGSFYDDTQKFRLEITDK, from the exons ATGGGGAAACtgaatttttatgttgtttggtCCCTGCGTGACGCTCCTCGACAGTTTAGTTG CAAAGCTAACAGAAGGCGCTTCCAAGTCCATGTCCCGCTGCCTCTCCCCAAACAGCTGGTCATCTTCGGTTTTGGAGACTGGTCGTGCAAAGACACAACATTGTCTGCGGAGGTGGTGGTCAGTGAGGACGTCCAGCCACAGAACATAGGGACTCTGTCCTCACAGATAAA GTGTTTGACCTGGGAAGGTGACTGgagtgatgacatcatcacagTGGCTGAAGAGAGAGGCAGGAGAGGAGTGTATGGGAAGATTGTGCTGAAGGCCTGCAGAGAG GATAACTTCAGTGTCAGCAGCTCCCCTTTGGCCCAGAGGAAACGCCTGATCTCAGAACAATGCAGTGTGGCTGATCTCTCCAGCTCAATACAGGAAACTCTTGAAACTGAAATG ATAATCTCAGAATCCTCACACATGAGCCACAGTGTTAGCTACTTTAAGTTTCCAGTGATTAAAGTTGAGACCAGTGACTTTCCTTGCCCTGCAGCTCGGCCTTTG AGAGCCCGCCAGACGTGGAGCTCAGATGAAACAGACAGTCTCACAGAGGACACGGACAAAACTTCCACTTCCAACAGGAGGAAAGTGTGTAGCATTAGCATCCGTGAGAAAATAACTGAggacattaaaaacaaaagcagggaAG TTTCAGCATGTCCATCAAAGCGCTGGAGCCACACTCTGTGTCTGAGTGACCCAGATACGGCTGTCCTCATTGGAGGGGAAACTTCGGATCAGAACTACTGTGAGGACTCGCTGTGGAAGCTTGAGTTGG ACAGTGACTTCTGGTTCCCAATGAACTCTTCTGCTTCTGGACCAGTGCCTCCATGTGCCCGAGGACACACAGCGACCTTTGACCCAGACTCTAAGGCAGTCTTTGTGTACGGTGGCCTGAGGGAGAGTCAGCGCTACAGCGAGCTGTACATCCTTAATACTCTGACCTGGAAGTGGAGGCTTGTCACT gcaAAAGGGAAAGTGCCAGCTTTATCATACCATTCAGCAGTTTTCTACCAGAAAGAGCTTTTTGTCTTCGGAGGAGTTCAGCCAAGCAATGGACTGGGAGATAAATGCAGCAACACTCTCTACATCTTCAGCCCAGAATATGAGCTCTGGTACCAGCCCATTGTGGAGGGAGACAAGCCTCTGCCTCGCTTTGG GCACTCGGCTACGCTTCTTGGACATAAACTGTTCATTTTTGGAGGACAAATGACTGCTGCCTACTTAAATGATCTTCACGTTTTAGATCTGG GACTGATGGAGTACACAGCTGTGAAATGTGGAAACATGCCACCATTGCCTCGAGG GTTTCATGCAGCAGCTCCAGTGTTGGATAACAGGATTTTGATCAGTGGAGGCTGCAGTGCAATTGGAGCTCTGCAGGATGTGCATGTCTTCAATACTG ACACCTGCATGTGGAGCTCAGTGGCATGTCCACTGCTTTGCTCTAAACCACATGCAGGACACAGCATGATAAATTTACAAACTGAACaaggtgaaaacagaaatatcaaGTGCACAGTGCTGGTCTTTGGTGGGTCTGACTGCTCTGGTTCCTTCTATGACGACACACAAAAGTTTCGCCTGGAAATCACTGACAAATGA
- the aldh6a1 gene encoding methylmalonate-semialdehyde dehydrogenase [acylating], mitochondrial, with amino-acid sequence MAALALRSVLRTKVHPKTGRLCYSSSSVSTVKLFIDGKFVESKSSEWLDIHNPATNEVIARVPKATQEEMLAAVDSCSRAFRSWSETSILSRQQIFLRYQQLIKDNIKELAKSITLEQGKTLADAEGDVFRGLQVVEHTCSITSLMLGETLPSITKDMDTYTYRLPIGVCAGIAPFNFPAMIPLWMFPMGMVCGNTYLLKPSERVPTCAMLLAKMLQDAGAPDGTLNVIHGQHAAVNFICDHPAIKAISFVGSNQAGEYIYERGSKNGKRVQSNMGAKNHGVVMPDANKENTLNQLVGAAFGAAGQRCMALSTAILVGEARRWLPELVERAKALRVNAGDQPGADVGPLISPQARDRVCSLVQSGVDEGAQLLLDGRNVKVKGYENGNFVGPTIIGNVTPGMKCYKEEIFGPVLIVLEADSLDDAIRLVNNNPYGNGTAIFTTNGAAARKYTHEVDVGQVGVNVPIPVPLPMFSFTGSRGSFRGDTNFYGKQGIQFYTQIKTITSQWKAEDATLKSPAVTMPTMGR; translated from the exons atGGCAGCATTAGCATTAAGATCAGTGCTTAGAACCAAG GTCCATCCTAAAACTGGCCGTCTGTGCTATTCCTCCTCCTCAGTG TCTACTGTTAAACTGTTCATCGATGGAAAATTTGTAGAGTCCAAATCCTCAGAATGGCTTGATATTCACAATCCT GCTACCAATGAAGTGATTGCGCGTGTGCCCAAAGCCACCCAGGAGGAGATGCTGGCTGCTGTAGATTCCTGCTCCAGAGCCTTTCGCTCTTGGTCTGAGACCTCCATTTTGTCCCGGCAGCAGATCTTCCTGCGCTACCAGCAGCTTATCAAGGACAACATT aaagaacTTGCCAAGTCCATCACATTGGAGCAGGGAAAAACCCTGGCAGATGCAGAAGGAGACGTGTTCAGAGGGTTGC AGGTGGTGGAGCACACCTGCAGCATCACGTCTCTGATGCTGGGAGAAACTCTGCCCTCCATCACCAAGGACATGGACACCTACACCTACCGTCTTCCCATCGGTGTGTGCGCCGGAATTGCTCCCTTCAACTTCCCCGCCATGATCCCCCTGTGGATGTTCCCCATGGGGATGGTGTGCGGCAACACGTACCTGCTGAAGCCGTCAGAGCGCGTGCCCACCTGCGCCATGCTGCTGGCCAAGATGCTGCAGGACGCCGGTGCTCCGGACGGGACACTGAACGTCATACATGGGCAGCATGCTG cTGTGAATTTCATCTGTGACCACCCCGCCATCAAAGCCATCAGCTTCGTTGGCTCAAACCAAGCCGGGGAGTATATTTATGAAAGGGGATCTAAAAATGGCAAAAGGGTCCAATCCAACATG GGCGCCAAGAACCATGGTGTGGTGATGCCCGATGCCAACAAGGAGAACACTCTGAACCAGCTTGTGGGCGCGGCGTTCGGGGCGGCGGGCCAGCGCTGTATGGCCCTGTCCACGGCCATCCTGGTAGGCGAGGCTCGGCGCTGGCTGCCGGAGCTGGTGGAGCGTGCCAAGGCTCTGCGCGTGAACGCAG GGGACCAGCCTGGTGCGGATGTGGGGCCCCTGATCTCCCCACAGGCCAGAGACAGAGTCTGCAGTCTCGTCCAGAGTGGTGTGGATGAAGGAGCTCAACTTCTCCTTGATGGCCGAAACGTCAAGGTTAAGGGTTATGAGAATGGCAACTTTGTCGGACCCACCATCATCGGCAACGTCACA CCCGGGATGAAGTGCTACAAGGAGGAGATTTTCGGACCCGTCCTGATTGTCCTCGAGGCAGACAGTCTCGACGATGCCATCCGCCTGGTCAACAACAACCCCTACGGCAACGGCACAGCCATCTTCACCACAAATGGTGCCGCGGCGCGCAAATACACTCATGAGGTGGACGTGGGCCAG GTTGGAGTCAATGTGCCCATCCCTGTGCCGCTGCCAATGTTCTCCTTCACTGGATCAAGAGGATCCTTCAGAGGAGACACAAACTTCTATGGGAAGCAA GGCATCCAGTTCTACACGCAGATCAAAACCATAACCTCACAATGGAAAGCTGAAGACGCTACCTTGAAAAGTCCTGCCGTTACCATGCCAACAATGGGACGCTGA
- the zgc:163014 gene encoding rab9 effector protein with kelch motifs isoform X1, whose protein sequence is MGKLNFYVVWSLRDAPRQFSCKANRRRFQVHVPLPLPKQLVIFGFGDWSCKDTTLSAEVVVSEDVQPQNIGTLSSQIKCLTWEGDWSDDIITVAEERGRRGVYGKIVLKACREDNFSVSSSPLAQRKRLISEQCSVADLSSSIQETLETEMIISESSHMSHSVSYFKFPVIKVETSDFPCPAARPLRARQTWSSDETDSLTEDTDKTSTSNRRKVCSISIREKITEDIKNKSREVSACPSKRWSHTLCLSDPDTAVLIGGETSDQNYCEDSLWKLELDSDFWFPMNSSASGPVPPCARGHTATFDPDSKAVFVYGGLRESQRYSELYILNTLTWKWRLVTVGLFENHHAWTKPIQAKGKVPALSYHSAVFYQKELFVFGGVQPSNGLGDKCSNTLYIFSPEYELWYQPIVEGDKPLPRFGHSATLLGHKLFIFGGQMTAAYLNDLHVLDLGLMEYTAVKCGNMPPLPRGFHAAAPVLDNRILISGGCSAIGALQDVHVFNTDTCMWSSVACPLLCSKPHAGHSMINLQTEQGENRNIKCTVLVFGGSDCSGSFYDDTQKFRLEITDK, encoded by the exons ATGGGGAAACtgaatttttatgttgtttggtCCCTGCGTGACGCTCCTCGACAGTTTAGTTG CAAAGCTAACAGAAGGCGCTTCCAAGTCCATGTCCCGCTGCCTCTCCCCAAACAGCTGGTCATCTTCGGTTTTGGAGACTGGTCGTGCAAAGACACAACATTGTCTGCGGAGGTGGTGGTCAGTGAGGACGTCCAGCCACAGAACATAGGGACTCTGTCCTCACAGATAAA GTGTTTGACCTGGGAAGGTGACTGgagtgatgacatcatcacagTGGCTGAAGAGAGAGGCAGGAGAGGAGTGTATGGGAAGATTGTGCTGAAGGCCTGCAGAGAG GATAACTTCAGTGTCAGCAGCTCCCCTTTGGCCCAGAGGAAACGCCTGATCTCAGAACAATGCAGTGTGGCTGATCTCTCCAGCTCAATACAGGAAACTCTTGAAACTGAAATG ATAATCTCAGAATCCTCACACATGAGCCACAGTGTTAGCTACTTTAAGTTTCCAGTGATTAAAGTTGAGACCAGTGACTTTCCTTGCCCTGCAGCTCGGCCTTTG AGAGCCCGCCAGACGTGGAGCTCAGATGAAACAGACAGTCTCACAGAGGACACGGACAAAACTTCCACTTCCAACAGGAGGAAAGTGTGTAGCATTAGCATCCGTGAGAAAATAACTGAggacattaaaaacaaaagcagggaAG TTTCAGCATGTCCATCAAAGCGCTGGAGCCACACTCTGTGTCTGAGTGACCCAGATACGGCTGTCCTCATTGGAGGGGAAACTTCGGATCAGAACTACTGTGAGGACTCGCTGTGGAAGCTTGAGTTGG ACAGTGACTTCTGGTTCCCAATGAACTCTTCTGCTTCTGGACCAGTGCCTCCATGTGCCCGAGGACACACAGCGACCTTTGACCCAGACTCTAAGGCAGTCTTTGTGTACGGTGGCCTGAGGGAGAGTCAGCGCTACAGCGAGCTGTACATCCTTAATACTCTGACCTGGAAGTGGAGGCTTGTCACTGTAGGTTTGTTCGAGAATCACCACGCCTGGACGAAGCCCATTCAG gcaAAAGGGAAAGTGCCAGCTTTATCATACCATTCAGCAGTTTTCTACCAGAAAGAGCTTTTTGTCTTCGGAGGAGTTCAGCCAAGCAATGGACTGGGAGATAAATGCAGCAACACTCTCTACATCTTCAGCCCAGAATATGAGCTCTGGTACCAGCCCATTGTGGAGGGAGACAAGCCTCTGCCTCGCTTTGG GCACTCGGCTACGCTTCTTGGACATAAACTGTTCATTTTTGGAGGACAAATGACTGCTGCCTACTTAAATGATCTTCACGTTTTAGATCTGG GACTGATGGAGTACACAGCTGTGAAATGTGGAAACATGCCACCATTGCCTCGAGG GTTTCATGCAGCAGCTCCAGTGTTGGATAACAGGATTTTGATCAGTGGAGGCTGCAGTGCAATTGGAGCTCTGCAGGATGTGCATGTCTTCAATACTG ACACCTGCATGTGGAGCTCAGTGGCATGTCCACTGCTTTGCTCTAAACCACATGCAGGACACAGCATGATAAATTTACAAACTGAACaaggtgaaaacagaaatatcaaGTGCACAGTGCTGGTCTTTGGTGGGTCTGACTGCTCTGGTTCCTTCTATGACGACACACAAAAGTTTCGCCTGGAAATCACTGACAAATGA
- the gstz1 gene encoding maleylacetoacetate isomerase isoform X1, with amino-acid sequence MRLTLVCLMKPVLHGYFRSSCSWRVRIAFALKGIEYDQVAVNLIKDGGQQLTEQYKTLNPMQQVPAVEIDGITLSQSLAVIQYIDETRPGPRLLPADPKARAQVRMISDLIASGIQPLQNLSVLQKIGAEKLLWAQHFINRGFQALEPILKQTAGKYCVGDEISMADICLTPQVYNAERFKVDVGQYPTIKRLNETLVEIEAFKLSHPSRQPDTPADLQA; translated from the exons ATGCGCTTGACCTTAGTTTGCCTAATGAAG CCTGTTCTTCATGGATACTTCAGAAGCTCCTGCTCGTGGAGGGTCCGGATTG CTTTTGCTCTTAAGGGCATTGAATATGACCAGGTTGCAGTCAATCTAATCAAAGATGGAGGTCAGCAG CTTACAGAGCAATACAAAACATTGAACCCCATGCAGCAAGTTCCTGCAGTGGAAATTGATGGCATCACTCTGTCTCAGTCG CTTGCAGTGATCCAGTATATTGACGAGACCAGACCAGGACCTCGTCTTCTTCCTGCAGACCCGAAAGCACGTGCCCAGGTCCGCATGATTAGTGACCTCATCGCCTCTGGGATACAGCCTCTTCAG AATTTATCTGTACTCCAGAAGATCggagctgaaaagttactgtgGGCACAACACTTCATCAATCGTGGTTTTCAAG CTTTAGAACCAATTCTGAAGCAAACTGCAGGGAAATACTGTGTAGGCGATGAG ATTTCCATGGCAGATATTTGTTTAACCCCACAAGTCTACAATGCAGAGAG gTTTAAAGTGGACGTAGGCCAGTATCCAACCATCAAAAGGCTGAATGAGACCTTGGTTGAGATTGAAGCTTTCAAACTGAGCCATCCATCTCGCCAACCAGACACGCCTGCTGATCTTCAAGCATGA
- the LOC122846387 gene encoding basal body-orientation factor 1-like, producing the protein MPTTKTSKSKREKRGKGKKSSKHEPKADKEPDLETARANAALWELKLKITEQDLSDYRGAHHNMALLNEQLTNQLFRCEQNSVDMTGYWQEEVEAREEKIRMLEDKLRKQEAIALLERNKQAEDFKALQGEMRKMEENEAQLKEELSDMRKSMDFTQKEHEETLRKTEDRFQRDQASLKKEMRLMCNQEIAKMKLDHHEAIVKMESALTSAFKERDHLNETLKTTIQEAEALKKLTHSLAKEKLSVILEKDMLKATVKKDTAKMEVKEKKLSEVMAKAASLELTLAEISRKSEQQEEKEKRNLVTIQASQVELDKLQKLLAMREKEMQHVKQLAKTIVDKRREVEVFFHEALNHVRQEIVASRLQNKKEALQDYQQKFREATAGMIKFPPIRSVNRSPNYLFTDMEAAAQWSHPPSDEVNMSQLTWEQKEKVLSLLFAKMNGQTVRKVCKHQDLCASSEEWKETL; encoded by the exons ATGCCAACAACTAAAACCTCCAAATCTAAGCGGGAGAAACGCGG gaaaggaaagaaaagctcCAAACATGAGCCAAAAGCCGATAAGGAACCGGACCTGGAGACGGCCAGAGCCAATGCCGCGCTGTGGGAACTGAAACTGAAGATCACCGAGCAGGATCTGTCCGACTACCGGGGCGCCCACCATAACATGGCCCTGCTGAACGAGCAGCTCACCAATCAGCTGTTCCGCTGTGAGCAGAACTCTGTGGACATGACCGGGTATTGGCAGGAAGAAGTAGAGGCCAGAGAGGAGAAG ATCAGGATGCTTGAAGACAAACTTAGAAAACAAGAGGCCATTGCACTtctagaaagaaacaaacag GCTGAAGATTTCAAAGCGCTCCAGGGCGAAATgagaaaaatggaggaaaatgaaGCCCAGCTGAAGGAGGAACTCAGTGAT ATGAGAAAAAGCATGGATTTTACACAGAAAGAGCATGAGGAAACACTAAGGAAAACTGAGGACAGATTCCAAAGGGATCAG GCAAGCCTAAAGAAAGAGATGAGGCTCATGTGCAATCAAGAGATAGCAAAGATGAAGCTGGACCACCATGAAGCtattgt gAAGATGGAAAGTGCGTTAACTTCTGCTTTCAAGGAGCGAGATCACTTgaatgaaacactgaaaactaCCATTCAAGAAGCAGAGGCCCTGAAGAAACTGACACATTCACTGGCAAAGGAAAAGCTCTCAGTCATTCTGGAGAAA GATATGCTCAAGGCGACGGTTAAGAAGGACACGGCAAAGAtggaagtgaaagaaaagaagctTTCTGAAGTCATGGCCAAAGCTGCTTCACTGGAGCTGACCCTGGCAGAAATCTCCAGAAAATCtgagcagcaggaagagaaggagaagaggaaTCTGGTTACCATCCAGGCCAGCCAGGTAGAGCTGGACAAACTGCAGAAGCTCCTTGCCATGCGAGAGAAGGAGATGCAGCACGTCAAGCAGCTGGCGAAGACCATCGTAGATAAACGCAGAGAGGTGGAGGTATTTTTCCACGAAGCACTGAATCACGTCAGGCAGGAGATTGTTGCCAGCAGACTTCAGAATAAAAAGGAAGCCCTTCAGGATTATCAGCAGAAGTTTAGAGAGGCCACAGCTGGGATGATAAAGTTCCCACCCATCCGTTCCGTCAACAGAAGTCCCAACTACCTCTTTACAGACATGGAGGCAGCCGCGCAATG GTCCCATCCTCCCAGCGATGAGGTCAACATGTCTCAACTCACTTGGgagcaaaaggaaaaagtgcTTAGCCTCCTCTTTGCTAAAATGAATGGACAGACGGTAAG GAAAGTCTGCAAGCATCAGGATCTCTGTGCTTCCAGTGAGGAATGGAAAGAGACTCTTTGA
- the zgc:163014 gene encoding ras guanine nucleotide exchange factor F isoform X3, which yields MGKLNFYVVWSLRDAPRQFSCKANRRRFQVHVPLPLPKQLVIFGFGDWSCKDTTLSAEVVVSEDVQPQNIGTLSSQIKCLTWEGDWSDDIITVAEERGRRGVYGKIVLKACREDNFSVSSSPLAQRKRLISEQCSVADLSSSIQETLETEMIISESSHMSHSVSYFKFPVIKVETSDFPCPAARPLRARQTWSSDETDSLTEDTDKTSTSNRRKVCSISIREKITEDIKNKSREVSACPSKRWSHTLCLSDPDTAVLIGGETSDQNYCEDSLWKLELVPPCARGHTATFDPDSKAVFVYGGLRESQRYSELYILNTLTWKWRLVTVGLFENHHAWTKPIQAKGKVPALSYHSAVFYQKELFVFGGVQPSNGLGDKCSNTLYIFSPEYELWYQPIVEGDKPLPRFGHSATLLGHKLFIFGGQMTAAYLNDLHVLDLGLMEYTAVKCGNMPPLPRGFHAAAPVLDNRILISGGCSAIGALQDVHVFNTDTCMWSSVACPLLCSKPHAGHSMINLQTEQGENRNIKCTVLVFGGSDCSGSFYDDTQKFRLEITDK from the exons ATGGGGAAACtgaatttttatgttgtttggtCCCTGCGTGACGCTCCTCGACAGTTTAGTTG CAAAGCTAACAGAAGGCGCTTCCAAGTCCATGTCCCGCTGCCTCTCCCCAAACAGCTGGTCATCTTCGGTTTTGGAGACTGGTCGTGCAAAGACACAACATTGTCTGCGGAGGTGGTGGTCAGTGAGGACGTCCAGCCACAGAACATAGGGACTCTGTCCTCACAGATAAA GTGTTTGACCTGGGAAGGTGACTGgagtgatgacatcatcacagTGGCTGAAGAGAGAGGCAGGAGAGGAGTGTATGGGAAGATTGTGCTGAAGGCCTGCAGAGAG GATAACTTCAGTGTCAGCAGCTCCCCTTTGGCCCAGAGGAAACGCCTGATCTCAGAACAATGCAGTGTGGCTGATCTCTCCAGCTCAATACAGGAAACTCTTGAAACTGAAATG ATAATCTCAGAATCCTCACACATGAGCCACAGTGTTAGCTACTTTAAGTTTCCAGTGATTAAAGTTGAGACCAGTGACTTTCCTTGCCCTGCAGCTCGGCCTTTG AGAGCCCGCCAGACGTGGAGCTCAGATGAAACAGACAGTCTCACAGAGGACACGGACAAAACTTCCACTTCCAACAGGAGGAAAGTGTGTAGCATTAGCATCCGTGAGAAAATAACTGAggacattaaaaacaaaagcagggaAG TTTCAGCATGTCCATCAAAGCGCTGGAGCCACACTCTGTGTCTGAGTGACCCAGATACGGCTGTCCTCATTGGAGGGGAAACTTCGGATCAGAACTACTGTGAGGACTCGCTGTGGAAGCTTGAGTTGG TGCCTCCATGTGCCCGAGGACACACAGCGACCTTTGACCCAGACTCTAAGGCAGTCTTTGTGTACGGTGGCCTGAGGGAGAGTCAGCGCTACAGCGAGCTGTACATCCTTAATACTCTGACCTGGAAGTGGAGGCTTGTCACTGTAGGTTTGTTCGAGAATCACCACGCCTGGACGAAGCCCATTCAG gcaAAAGGGAAAGTGCCAGCTTTATCATACCATTCAGCAGTTTTCTACCAGAAAGAGCTTTTTGTCTTCGGAGGAGTTCAGCCAAGCAATGGACTGGGAGATAAATGCAGCAACACTCTCTACATCTTCAGCCCAGAATATGAGCTCTGGTACCAGCCCATTGTGGAGGGAGACAAGCCTCTGCCTCGCTTTGG GCACTCGGCTACGCTTCTTGGACATAAACTGTTCATTTTTGGAGGACAAATGACTGCTGCCTACTTAAATGATCTTCACGTTTTAGATCTGG GACTGATGGAGTACACAGCTGTGAAATGTGGAAACATGCCACCATTGCCTCGAGG GTTTCATGCAGCAGCTCCAGTGTTGGATAACAGGATTTTGATCAGTGGAGGCTGCAGTGCAATTGGAGCTCTGCAGGATGTGCATGTCTTCAATACTG ACACCTGCATGTGGAGCTCAGTGGCATGTCCACTGCTTTGCTCTAAACCACATGCAGGACACAGCATGATAAATTTACAAACTGAACaaggtgaaaacagaaatatcaaGTGCACAGTGCTGGTCTTTGGTGGGTCTGACTGCTCTGGTTCCTTCTATGACGACACACAAAAGTTTCGCCTGGAAATCACTGACAAATGA